In the genome of Oscarella lobularis chromosome 1, ooOscLobu1.1, whole genome shotgun sequence, one region contains:
- the LOC136191270 gene encoding uncharacterized protein — MASGRSFVLPPWIVAWMIIGGVVQVWDMFFLFLRPRTMEGGDLNAFWQPYNLYVIIDTKYGDMEDQFVRAQAVLNFFEVILQVIVLYLHFKRSRLTVLLTFTVTCFTFWKTCVYMLQYTPLCNGASLVAHLDWLKWMGLFIIPNGIWIIVPGFVMLHLWSKLSNVLHSSGGGKDD, encoded by the exons ATGGCGTCTGggcgttcgttcgttcttcCACCATGGATTGTCGCTTGGATGATCATCGGTGGGGTAGTTCAAGTGTGGGACATGTTTTTCTTGTTCCTAAGGCCTCGAACGATGGAGGGAGGCGATCTCAACGCCTTCTGGCAACCCT ATAACCTGTACGTCATAATCGATACGAAGTACGGTGACATGGAAGACCAGTTCGTTCGAGCTCAAGCCGT CCTAAACTTTTTTGAAGTCATACTGCAGGTCATCGTTTTATATTTG CACTTCAAACGTTCAAGGCTGACTGTTCTCCTCACGTTCACTGTTACCTGCTTCACGTTTTGGAAGACCTGTGTCTACATGCTTCAGTACACGCCTCTCTGCAACGGTGCATCTCTCGTGGCTCATTTGGATTGGCTGAAGTGGATGGGACTCTTCATTATACCAAATGGCATCTGGATCATCGTTCCTGGATTTGTGATGCTTCATCTCTGGTCCAAGCTTTCGAACGTGCTTCATTCGTCAGGCGGCGGTAAGGATGACTAG
- the LOC136191096 gene encoding cilia- and flagella-associated protein 44-like has translation MADKDESGSGRGGGDSDSPVTPSRMTLKDATSKVKQEALRSMNVDAEAKTSDTGAEEGKSKTPDRNPSLTDSPATQEAAKTQETVQKEEGNPIEQESPDNKTVKDDNAPDRAPSPSVDRLAAPEPDDDKKEESVAPESTTEGGGQSSSDESEAKQDEEEVDTDDGRTSEVSGLAEYTSVDGRTSEASARFHDDDDDDGSYGGDYSDSSLDVKQPTSRRKAGRRRGVKRVVDSESDTGREQVSYRKGLGGSVSMVREEEERMESRRKPRGKTRAGRPGDDDDDDDDVGDEEEEEEEDEGREDESTEKIVESSSPPLAAMDTVEEDTAAVVKEETEEKETEEKEEEEDDVKDEDRVEEEPEERKVESHEVELVEETQYDYEALKSKPVTSDAVTSNLIELNHSFGFECQRRSNLHLLDDNTLMFIAGNVIQIVNMNTHEQKYVRSTTGGGIGAIAVHPSYQFFAVAEKGENPPIVIYHYPSLKVFRVLESGTQLAYSHLSFNHRGDKLASVGSYPDYMLTVWDWRAEQIILRTKAFSQEVYRVSFSTENEGQLTTSGTGHIRFWKMASTFTGLKLQGDIGKFGRTELSDISGYVELPDGKVLSGTEWGNMLLWDGGLIKVEISKKKKPCHNGMIEDVFLDEGELITVGSDGYIKVWDFDTIDSADITEENSIFEMEPMTEIKIGNDVSLKSLVRSRDPDTPNIWFGQDANGGIWKIDVSVSHTRKSPTRLFSYHAGKVVQVAVCPVAHLAATIGVDASVRLYDYVSRSFLAAEKFLAPGSCLVWAPKQLDKKGSTLLAGFEDGVVRVLSVISQALSTHAMSKSTGASAATNVAYSLELSHVFKPHSSSVTALAVNRNGDILASGSNDCTVFFMAVGDPYEPIGFIKTPSPVMSLQWIDRQGPKVVAFCRDGSVLEIESPRKDEFNTSKTFYLDPLDYRTFKFTSIKKRLLEEEKEAKLKAEEEARRLAEEARRRALGSDDEDDEKAEEEKPSEIDQKTHETEKEKENEQEEDEEEEEEEKVVEDDGKLLCGFYDENEHQFVVSMDGFDAGYLYFCHFDDETSGEPRRAVKLPEINNKYETNLTATHFTSNGRYMFFGTSDGWLRCHELPVARQIGDLDRFWTISMHDNHHGAIASVTTSHDDKYVFTTGADGNMFAYAFRGDVAAAAAVEPKTTRVKVGHGASAREEKIDDIDDPTHYSIEEAKQKAEHDRMVRLAEEKKMGVRREVGLLRRKFKELARKNQTLPETLQMGKDEFVLDPHLREEMETQTKHRIDLVRKEMAWESEKCRIALEKMKRRFKDVVECDRIVVRAAEGPYEVATFRSVVPSSDYLTILNAYRERATSDDEREEDEEEGEEEADGGPDACHQRQSVETSPAKDDRKEMIAAAATSKARKRSTKEESLKQKRLQRQKEWDDLWKSKPDEHYEDSADIVAIENAKRTMGDFKLKTASDYVVADDQRIDVEKKRTQIVLLREQIFEKKRYFNVKLIALRDKKVALVAKIEKDLNRLADLQNELGPSLALPLPSLPVLFPEEVPERKYEATVDELKEFKRKYELGQAEKDRGGQKDDGGGFFGGFGGQGEQKKEEVESEAAVVSETKPKDDLKDSLVDVADAAKDEEDQEEELSELEQQVEKARKMRITYERDCLLEKVRKTIRNFDLEVRALRHEKQYLEVALKQCDLRHVTQYEELLLLKEFEKRETVFAGKVAAKQTEKTDMMSKVSACETKLASKQKDIVALQDREKDVHHQFVASLGENNKFAEFLTKVFKKKIKRVKKKESAERESESESDDESSDEEWSSSDEESDSEGGGVDDTICPVGCPEELFEGALKLREERLDAEEMLIEEKKTAETLRREAEALKKKLKIIELGLKNAEADLQAFQLEKQAKLNELDVVVTLYLHQIQYVVGGTLPGDLSSTLVFSNSVIEKLQKRITELGQEKMHQKRLYKDNRLTYKQLAKEKKGLDAKVGELAEKADEMMMLKFGRVVRLEKLEGVTVNRAVEELREKLRHLERKQIREQERWQGELDAMQEQLTTVLRENTTRLDAYNQLLLKQKDLEEDLANKQKTVGNEYATQRQAELRERRRLMDLLKLQSEEIEGLKEEITLLSSKGGHIVSKLQEESRLHESTLPIIKHPSVR, from the exons ATGGcagacaaagacgaaagcggctctggccgcggcggcggcgatagCGACTCGCCCGTCACGCCGTCGCGCATGACGCTAAAGGATGCGACGTCTAAAGTAAAGCAAGAAGCGCTGCGATCGATGAACGTAGACGCCGAAGCGAAAACAAGCGATACGGGCGCcgaagaaggaaaatcgaaaacgccAGATCGTAACCCGTCTTTGACCGACTCTCCCGCTACCCAAGAAGCGGCAAAAACGCAAGAAACAgtgcaaaaagaagaaggcaacCCGATTGAACAGGAAAGCCCGGATAACAAAACGGTCAAAGACGACAATGCGCCAGATCGTGCCCCATCTCCGAGCGTCGATCGACTCGCCGCTCCAGAacccgacgacgacaagaaagaagaatcgGTCGCGCCCGAATCGACGACCGAAGGCGGCGGCCAATCATCGTCCGACGAATCCGAAGCGAaacaagacgaagaagaagtcgacaCGGACGACGGACGTACGAGCGAAGTGAGCGGCTTGGCCGAATACACGAGCGTCGACGGCAGAACGAGCGAAGCGAGCGCGcgtttccatgacgacgacgacgacgacggaagttACGGCGGCGACTATTCGGATTCGAGTTTGGATGTAAAGCAgccgacgagtcgacgaaagGCGGGTCGACGCAGAGGAGTGAAACGGGTGGTGGATAGCGAGTCGGATACGGGACGAGAGCAGGTGTCGTATCGAAAGGGTTTGGGTGGATCCGTCTCTATGGTGagggaagaggaagagaggATGGAATCGCGAAGAAAGCCACGTGGTAAGACACGTGCTGGAAGACCAGgggatgacgatgacgatgacgatgatgtgGGAGatgaggaggaagaggaggaggaggatgaaGGCAGAGAGGATGAGTCGACAG agaaaatcgtcgagtCGAGTTCACCGCCACTTGCTGCTATGGATACGGTGGAAGAAGATACGGCCGCTGTTGTCAaggaagaaacagaagagaaagaaactgaagagaaagaggaggaagaggacgacgtaAAGGATGAAGATCGAGTAGAAgaagaacctgaagaaagGAAGGTCGAAAGTCACGAAGTCGAATTGGTCGAGGAGACGCAATACGATTACGAAGCGCTCAAGTCGAAACCCGTGACGTCGGatgctgtgacgtcaaatttgaTCGAGCTTAA TCATTCATTTGGTTTTGAATGCCAACGACGTTCCAATCTGCATCTGCTGGACGACAACACGTTGATGTTCATCGCCGGAAACGTCATCCAGATCGTCAACATGAATACCCACGAGCAGAAATACGTGAGATCCACAACGGGTGGAGGCATAGGCGCAATAGCG GTTCATCCGAGTTACCagttcttcgccgtcgccgagaaaggagaaaatccTCCAATCGTCATCTATCACTATCCGAGTCTCAAAGTCTTTCGCGTGCTCGAATCCGGTACCCAATTGGCCTACTCTCATTTGTCGTTTAATCATCGAGGCGACAAGCTCGCGTCTGTTGGGAGTTATCCCGACTATATGTTGACCGTGTGGGATTGGCGGGCCGAGCAGATTATATTGCGGACGAAGGCGTTCAGTCAAGAAGTCTATCGGGTCAGTTTCTCGACGGAAAACGAAGGGCAGCTCACGACATCGGGAACGGGTCACATACG ATTTTGGAAAATGGCTAGTACGTTTACTGGGCTCAAACTGCAAGGCGATATTGGAAAATTCGGTCGAACGGAATTATCTGACATATCAG GATACGTCGAACTTCCTGATGGAAAAGTGTTGTCAGGCACCGAGTGGGGCAACATGCTACTATGGGACGGCGGCCTCATCAAAGTTGAAATAtccaagaagaagaaaccgTGTCACAAT GGCATGATCGAGGACGTTTTCCTTGACGAGGGAGAGCTGATCACTGTCGGCTCCGACGGCTACATCAAG GTCTGGGATTTTGACACCATCGACAGTGCTGACATAACCGAAGAAAATTCGATATTCGAAATGGAACCGATGACGGAAATTAAA AttggaaacgacgtcagttTGAAATCTCTCGTACGATCGCGAGATCCGGACACTCCTAACATTTGGTTCGGTCAAGACGCCAACGGGGGAATATGGAAAATCGACGTGTCCGTTTCACACACG aggaAAAGTCCCACGCGTCTTTTCTCCTATCACGCCGGCAAAGTCGTCCAGGTGGCCGTCTGCCCCGTCGCTCATCTCGCAGCGACAATCGGAGTCGACGCATCCGTTCGTCTTTACGACTACGTCAGCAGAAGCTTCCTCGCCGCGGAGAAGTTTCTCGCCCCGGGAAGCTGTCTCGTATGGGCTCCGAAACAA CTTGATAAGAAAGGGTCGACGCTGTTGGCTGGATTCGAGGACGGTGTCGTGCGCGTTCTCAGCGTCATTTCGCAGGCGCTGTCGACTCACGCCATGTCCAAATCGACTGGAGCCTCCGCGGCAACGAACGTCGCCTATTCGCTTGAATTGAGTCACGTATTCAAGCCCCATTCGTCGTCTGTGACGGCGTTGGCCGTCAATAGGAACGGCGACATATTAGCGTCAGGG AGCAACGATTGTACCGTGTTCTTTATGGCTGTCGGAGATCCGTACGAACCCATAGGGTTTATAAAGACGCCGTCGCCTGTCATGTCTCTTCAGTGGATAGATCGTCAGGGGCCAAAG gTTGTTGCCTTTTGTCGCGATGGGTCGGTGCTCGAGATTGAGTCGCctcgaaaagacgaattcAATACGAGCAAAACGTTTTACCTCGATCCGCTCGACTACAGAACGTTCAAGTTTACGTCTATCAAGAAAAGGCTCTTG gaagaagagaaagaagcgaaaTTAAAAGCGGAAGAGGAAGCGCGACGATTGGCCGAAgaggcgagacgacgcgctCTGGgttcggacgacgaagacgacgagaaagcggaggaggaaaaacCAAGCGAAATCGATCAAAAAACCCACGAAacagaaaaggaaaaagaaaacgaacaggaagaagacgaggaggaggaggaagaagagaaagtcgtggaagacgacggaaaacTACTGTGCGGATTctacgacgaaaacgagcatcaattcgtcgtttccatg gACGGCTTTGACGCGGGCTACTTATACTTCTgccacttcgacgacgagacgagcggCGAGCCGCGACGAGCAGTAAAACTACCGGAGATCAATAACAAATACGAAACGAATTTGACCGCAACTCATTTcac TTCGAACGGTCGCTATATGTTCTTCGGAACGTCGGACGGCTGGCTTCGTTGTCACGAATTGCCCGTCGCTCGTCAAATCGGCGATCTCGACCGATTCTGGACGATTTCGATGCACGACAATCACCACGGCGCAATCGCGAGCGTCACGACGAGCCACGACGATAAGTACGTCTTCACGACGGGCGCCGACGGCAACATGTTCGCCTACGCgtttcgcggcgacgtcgccgccgccgccgccgttgagccgaaaacgactcgaGTCAAAGTCGGTCAcggcgcgagcgcgcgagaggagaagatcgacgacatcgacgatcCGACGCACTATAGCATCGAGGAGGCGAAGCAGAAGGCGGAGCACGATCGCATGGTGCGTTTGgccgaggagaaaaagatgggcgttcgacgcgaagtCGGGCTGCTGCGACGAAAGTTTAAGGAGTTGGCGAGGAAGAATCAGACGCTTCCCGAGACGTTGCAGATGGGGAAGGACGAGTTCGTATTGGATCCGCATTTGAGGGAGGAAATGGAGACGCAGACGAAGCATAGG ATTGATTTGGTTCGTAAGGAAATGGCTTGGGAGTCGGAGAAGTGTCGCATTGCTTTGGAAAAGATGAAAAGACG ATTTAAAGACGTCGTTGAATGCGATCGGATTGTCGTACGGGCGGCCGAGGGCCCCTACgag gtggcgacgtttcgttccGTGGTTCCGTCGAGCGACTATCTGACGATTTTGAATGCGTATCGCGAgcgcgcgacgtcggacgacgaaaggGAAGAggatgaggaggagggagaGGAAGAGGCGGACGGCGGGCCGGACGCTTGTCATCAGCGTCAGTccgtcgaaacgagtccGGCGAAGGACGATCGAAAGGAGATgatagcggcggcggcgacgtcgaaagcgagaaagaggagcACCAAGGAAGAGTCGTTGAAGCAGAAGAGATTGCAGCGACAGAAGgag tGGGACGATTTGTGGAAAAGCAAGCCGGACGAGCACTACGAAGACTCGGCTGACATCGTCGCCATCGAGAATGCGAAGCGAACGATGGGAGATTTCAAACTCAAAACGGCGTCCGATTACGTCGTTGCCGACGATCAGCGAAtagacgtcgagaagaaaagaactcAAATCGTGCTCCTTCGCGAGCAG ATCtttgaaaagaagagatacTTTAATGTGAAATTGATTGCGTTGAGAGATAAGAAAGTTGCTCTCGTAGCGAAG ATTGAAAAGGATTTGAATCGGCTTGCCGATCTACAGAACGAACTCGGGCCTTCTCTCGCCTTACCGCTGCCTTCCCTGCCGGTTCTTTTCCCCGAAGAAGTGCCGGAGAGAAAATACGAAGCGACGGTCGACGAACTGAAGGAATTCAAGCGAAAATACGAACTCGGGCAGGCGGAAAAGGACAGGGGAGGACAAAAGGACGACGGCGGGGGATTTTTCGGTGGCTTCGGCGGCCAAGGCGAacagaagaaggaagaagtAGAATCCGAAGCCGCCGTAGTGTCCGAAACAAAGCCGAAAGACGACCTAAAAGATAGCttagtcgacgtcgccgacgcggcAAAAGATGAGGAAGACCAAGAGGAAGAATTGTCCGAATTGGAACAGCAAGTAGAAAAGGCCAGAAAGATGAG AATAACGTACGAACGCGACTGTCTTCTCGAAAAAGTTCGAAAAACtattcgaaatttcgatttGGAGGTGCGCGCTCTGCGGCACGAGAAGCAGTACTTGGAGGTGGCGCTCAAACAGTGCGACTTGAG ACACGTAACTCAATACGAAGAACTTCTACTATTGAAAGAGttcgagaagagagaaacggTCTTCGCAGGAAAAGTGGCGGCGAAACAAACGGAGAAAACGGATATGATGTCAAAG GTTTCCGCTTGCGAGACGAAATTGGCGTCGAAGCAGAAGGACATCGTCGCGCTCCAGGAtcgcgaaaaagacgtccatcaccaattcgtcgcgtcgctcgGCGAAAACAACAAATTCGCCGAATTTCTGACGAAAGtcttcaagaagaaaatcaaacgggtgaagaagaaggagagcgCCGAACGCGAATcggaaagcgaaagcgacgacgagtcgagcgacgaggagTGGAGCTCGTCGGACGAGGAGAGCGATTCGgagggcggcggcgtcgacgacaccATCTGTCCGGTCGGTTGTCCAGAGGAGCTTTTTGAAGGAGCGCTCAAATTGAGAGAGGAACGATTGGACGCCGAGGAAATGCTCatcgaggagaagaaaacggccgAGACGCTGCGTCGCGAAGCGGAGGCGCTCAAGAAGAAGTTGAAGATCATCGAATTGGGACTGAAGAACGCCGAAGCCGATTTGCAGGCTTTTCAATTGGAGAAGCAGGCCAAGTTGAACGAgttggacgtcgtcgtgacgctCTACTTGCATCAGATTCAgtacgtcgtcggcggcacgTTGCCCGGCGacttgtcgtcgacgctcgtcttCAGCAATTCGGTGATCGAGAAATTGCAGAAGCGGATTACGGAGTTGGGTCAGGAGAAGATGCACCAGAAACGCTTATACAA GGATAATCGACTCACGTATAAACAATTGGCCAAGGAGAAAAAGGGTCTCGATGCGAAAGTGGGCGAGCTCGCTGAAAAAGCCGACGAGATGATGATGTTGAAGTTTGGTCGAGTCGTTCGTTTGGAGAAGTTGGAGGGCGTGACGGTGAATAGGGCCGTGGAAGAGCTTCGAGAGAAGCTTCGACATTTGGAGAGGAAGCAAATAAGGGAACAGGAACGTTGGCAG GGCGAATTGGACGCCATGCAAGAGCAGCTTACGACGGTGCTGCGAGAAAACACAACCAGACTCGACGCTTATAATCAACTGTTACTCAAACAGAAAGATTTGGAGGAGGACTTGGCTAACAAGCAGAAGACAGTG GGAAACGAATATGCTACTCAGCGTCAAGCGGAAttgcgagaacggcgacgtctgATGGATCTTCTGAAGCTTCAGTCGGAGGAAATAGAGGGGTTGAAGGAGGAAATCACTTTGCTCTCGAGCAAAGGAGGTCACATCGTTTCCAAATTGCAGGAGGAGTCAAGATTGCACGAGTCGACATTGCCCATCATAAAACATCC CAGCGTACGCTAA